The Sphingobacterium bambusae genome includes a window with the following:
- a CDS encoding carbohydrate-binding family 9-like protein → MDKLTVEYLDVSLVEFDYFNVARQMRVLQWHALSQQNWPDQFPDKSQVKFQVAHNNQGVFLHFAVEEEFIKAQYVRPNESVWEDSCVEFFISFDKGVNYYNLEFNVAGTGLIGYGPKIKADRARLRQEVITSVMTATSIVSQQNNKRWSMLMYIPTAVFVHSHLPHLSGLSAQANFYKCGDGLPNPHFLSWNAIDWPKPNFHLPEFFGDIVFQ, encoded by the coding sequence ATGGATAAATTGACGGTAGAATACTTGGATGTATCTCTGGTAGAGTTTGACTATTTTAATGTTGCTCGGCAAATGCGCGTGCTGCAGTGGCATGCGTTGTCCCAGCAGAATTGGCCCGATCAGTTTCCCGATAAGTCCCAAGTGAAATTTCAGGTCGCGCACAACAATCAAGGTGTTTTCTTGCATTTTGCGGTCGAAGAGGAATTTATCAAGGCACAATATGTCCGCCCAAATGAGTCGGTATGGGAAGACAGCTGTGTCGAGTTTTTTATATCTTTTGATAAGGGAGTCAATTACTACAACCTCGAATTTAACGTAGCCGGAACGGGGCTCATAGGCTATGGTCCCAAAATAAAAGCCGATAGGGCTCGCTTAAGACAGGAGGTCATCACCTCGGTGATGACGGCGACATCTATAGTAAGTCAACAAAACAACAAACGCTGGAGCATGCTGATGTATATACCAACTGCTGTATTTGTACATAGCCATCTCCCACATCTGTCGGGACTTTCAGCACAGGCCAACTTTTACAAATGTGGTGATGGACTGCCCAATCCTCATTTTTTATCTTGGAATGCCATAGACTGGCCAAAGCCTAATTTTCACCTGCCCGAATTTTTTGGCGATATCGTATTTCAATAG
- the trxA gene encoding thioredoxin: MATFNDIIQQHPLVLVDFSATWCGPCQMLAPILKDLKEHYKDQLSVIKIDVDKNNALAASYRVQGVPTLILFQNGQQVWRQSGVLTLPNLIEVVEPHLHAH; this comes from the coding sequence ATGGCAACTTTCAACGATATTATTCAGCAACATCCGCTCGTATTGGTGGATTTCTCGGCAACATGGTGTGGTCCTTGCCAAATGTTGGCGCCCATATTAAAGGATTTAAAAGAGCACTACAAAGATCAACTATCTGTCATCAAGATCGACGTGGATAAGAACAATGCCTTGGCCGCCAGTTACCGGGTACAGGGCGTGCCCACCCTTATCCTGTTCCAAAATGGGCAACAGGTGTGGCGCCAGAGCGGCGTATTGACCCTGCCCAACCTGATTGAAGTGGTTGAGCCTCACCTTCATGCCCACTAG
- a CDS encoding glycoside hydrolase family 25 protein produces the protein MAKSKRTVKSKVKEEAYDKRKFLIWSIAIPTAVAVLGAVLFLTDVQYAVKSWIYGDDLGEKYTDNAHIQRNLDLMRRHDDYLYGIDISQYQGKVNWIEVNTIHDEIPLDFVFIRASMGEKRKDRRFDENWQAAASRTKLRGAYHYFRPNENSRRQARNFIETVQLKPGDLPPVLDIEERPRRQPMDSLKVGLKRWLDEVEAHYGVQPILYSGDSYFTDFLEKEFSNYVLWIANYNFWVDKPKKHWHFWQFSERGSVRGIKGNVDINMFKGDMEDLEDLAIPY, from the coding sequence ATGGCAAAATCTAAGAGAACGGTCAAGAGCAAGGTGAAAGAGGAGGCGTATGATAAGCGGAAATTTTTGATATGGAGCATCGCCATACCTACGGCAGTCGCTGTTCTGGGCGCTGTGCTGTTCTTGACAGATGTGCAATATGCAGTCAAAAGTTGGATATACGGTGACGACCTCGGCGAGAAGTATACCGACAATGCACATATACAGCGCAACTTGGATCTTATGCGCCGACATGATGACTACCTATATGGTATCGATATCTCGCAATATCAGGGAAAGGTAAACTGGATCGAGGTCAATACTATTCACGACGAAATTCCGCTAGATTTTGTGTTTATTCGTGCCAGTATGGGCGAGAAGAGGAAGGATCGTCGGTTTGATGAAAATTGGCAGGCCGCTGCCAGCCGAACGAAATTGCGTGGTGCTTACCATTATTTCCGGCCCAACGAAAATTCGCGACGCCAGGCGCGTAATTTTATAGAAACGGTACAACTGAAACCGGGCGACCTACCGCCGGTGCTGGATATTGAGGAGCGACCTCGCCGGCAGCCTATGGATTCTCTTAAGGTGGGTTTAAAGCGTTGGCTGGATGAAGTAGAGGCGCACTATGGCGTGCAGCCCATCCTTTATTCGGGCGACAGTTACTTTACAGACTTTCTCGAAAAGGAATTCTCCAATTATGTACTTTGGATCGCTAACTACAACTTTTGGGTAGACAAACCCAAAAAACACTGGCACTTTTGGCAGTTCTCCGAGCGGGGGTCGGTGCGCGGTATCAAGGGAAATGTCGATATCAATATGTTCAAAGGCGATATGGAAGATCTAGAAGATTTGGCCATCCCGTATTGA
- a CDS encoding Y-family DNA polymerase: protein MQKRYAVLWFPYLLTDWYLRSHAQYQQVPVVFVMPVQGRVLITASNNLAQQLGVMPDMLLADARAAVPQLHVLQDKPLRREKLLKALALWCIKFTPIVSLDEYGSILLDISGCTHLWGAEQDYLSAIVDQLASKGYQAYLCSAGTIGAAWAAAHYSCGTRLVEEGKQLALLGDLPPEALRLERSTVDRLYKLGFRTLASFASIPVTVLKRRFTADIVTRLQQFLGKSEEYLTPVQPILPYTERLPCLEPICTDKSIEVAIGKLLNNLCQRLAGEGKGLRKAKLSCYRVDGKVQSVEIGTNRPSAHVPHLCGLFSQKIGQIAPGLGIELFIMDALMVDDAPSLQELLWKGNIGLADNDIVELLDKIKARDRYCRINRYLPNAQHWPERSIRPAATLNEKKTIAWPFDRPRPTRMLHPPHAIEVAAPIPDYPPMLFRYQGQVHHIKRADGPERIEREWWLEAGEHRDYYYVEDEQGRRYWLFRLGHYTTDVSPEWYLHGFFA from the coding sequence ATGCAAAAACGCTATGCGGTATTGTGGTTCCCTTATTTGCTGACAGATTGGTATTTACGTAGTCATGCCCAATATCAGCAGGTACCTGTCGTCTTTGTGATGCCGGTGCAAGGGCGTGTGTTGATCACGGCAAGCAATAACCTGGCTCAACAGCTGGGAGTGATGCCCGATATGCTGTTGGCAGATGCCCGAGCAGCGGTCCCGCAGCTGCATGTACTGCAGGATAAACCTTTGCGAAGAGAGAAGCTGTTAAAAGCATTGGCGTTATGGTGTATTAAATTCACACCAATAGTATCGCTTGATGAATATGGTAGTATTTTGTTGGATATCAGTGGATGTACACATCTTTGGGGGGCAGAACAAGATTACCTGTCGGCGATTGTCGATCAGCTTGCTAGTAAGGGCTATCAAGCATATCTCTGTAGTGCAGGTACCATTGGTGCCGCTTGGGCTGCTGCCCACTATAGTTGTGGAACTAGGCTTGTGGAGGAAGGTAAACAACTCGCTTTGTTGGGAGATTTGCCGCCAGAGGCGCTCCGCTTGGAGCGGAGCACGGTAGATCGCCTGTATAAACTAGGGTTTCGAACTTTGGCCAGTTTTGCCTCCATACCTGTTACGGTGTTGAAACGCCGGTTTACGGCCGATATAGTGACGCGCTTACAGCAGTTTCTAGGAAAAAGCGAGGAATATCTTACACCTGTGCAACCCATATTGCCCTACACGGAAAGATTGCCTTGCTTGGAGCCCATCTGTACGGATAAGAGCATTGAAGTAGCCATAGGCAAGCTTCTGAACAACCTGTGCCAACGACTGGCCGGAGAGGGAAAAGGATTGCGCAAAGCAAAGCTTTCCTGCTACCGTGTGGATGGAAAAGTGCAGTCGGTAGAGATTGGTACCAATCGTCCCTCGGCCCATGTACCCCATTTATGTGGGCTATTTTCCCAAAAGATAGGACAAATAGCCCCCGGATTGGGCATAGAGCTCTTTATCATGGATGCGCTTATGGTAGATGATGCGCCCTCGCTACAGGAGCTCTTGTGGAAGGGGAATATTGGCTTGGCTGATAACGATATTGTGGAGCTATTGGATAAGATCAAAGCCCGAGATCGCTATTGCCGCATCAATCGGTACCTTCCCAATGCACAGCATTGGCCAGAGCGATCCATCCGGCCGGCTGCTACACTGAACGAGAAGAAAACAATAGCTTGGCCTTTTGATAGGCCACGGCCCACCAGAATGTTGCACCCACCGCATGCCATTGAGGTCGCAGCTCCCATTCCGGACTATCCGCCCATGCTTTTTCGTTATCAAGGGCAGGTGCACCATATCAAAAGGGCGGATGGTCCAGAACGTATCGAGCGGGAGTGGTGGCTGGAAGCGGGCGAGCACCGCGATTATTATTATGTGGAAGATGAACAAGGGAGAAGATATTGGCTGTTTCGGTTGGGGCATTATACCACTGATGTGTCTCCCGAATGGTATTTACATGGCTTTTTTGCATGA
- a CDS encoding sensor histidine kinase, protein MENEVTLIALNIVLLGIMACLGYRLWQFTKRERQLKIEKKKLMIKNARHELFFKRMQRKNRSLRQKEDFKLKILSVASHDLRTPFQNLKMLLSHAEELRFTEKDNKWINTLLHNQIQVSEKVLENLLFWTSQQLDIKETKLEAFSVSQQVEAVVRLFALQMNNKNILLKNSIAESTVAFGKVEMFQFALRNLLSNAIKFSHENSSIEIGASKEPFSVESFVYVRDYGCGMDPVVLKKIREREYQTSLSGTKNEKGSGLGLALCQDLIARIGWQLDVHSVPQQGTTFQLLLPLKSKETPLRQQVQELTLPFPVQQLAL, encoded by the coding sequence ATGGAAAACGAAGTTACATTAATAGCATTGAACATTGTGCTTTTAGGTATAATGGCATGTTTGGGCTATCGGCTATGGCAGTTCACCAAAAGGGAACGACAGCTTAAGATCGAAAAGAAGAAGCTGATGATTAAAAACGCGAGGCATGAGCTTTTCTTTAAGCGTATGCAGCGAAAGAATCGTTCGCTTCGGCAAAAGGAAGATTTTAAACTGAAGATACTATCCGTAGCCTCCCATGACTTACGTACGCCCTTTCAAAATCTGAAAATGTTGCTGAGCCACGCGGAAGAATTGCGTTTTACCGAAAAAGATAATAAGTGGATCAATACGCTTCTCCACAATCAGATCCAAGTATCCGAAAAGGTGTTGGAAAATCTTCTTTTTTGGACATCCCAGCAGCTCGATATCAAAGAAACGAAGCTAGAGGCTTTTTCCGTATCCCAGCAGGTGGAAGCGGTGGTTCGTTTATTTGCCCTGCAGATGAACAATAAAAATATCTTGTTGAAAAATAGCATCGCCGAGAGTACGGTCGCATTTGGTAAAGTAGAGATGTTTCAGTTTGCTTTAAGAAACCTCTTAAGCAATGCGATAAAGTTTAGTCATGAAAATAGTAGCATAGAGATTGGCGCTTCCAAAGAACCTTTTTCTGTAGAATCTTTTGTGTATGTGCGTGATTATGGTTGCGGCATGGATCCTGTAGTGCTCAAGAAAATCAGAGAAAGGGAATACCAAACCAGCTTGTCCGGTACGAAAAATGAAAAAGGCAGTGGTTTGGGACTCGCGCTTTGTCAAGACCTGATCGCGCGGATTGGATGGCAACTGGATGTGCATAGCGTACCACAGCAGGGCACAACCTTCCAATTGCTATTGCCATTGAAATCAAAAGAAACACCCCTAAGGCAGCAAGTGCAAGAACTTACATTGCCCTTTCCTGTGCAGCAACTGGCGCTGTAG
- a CDS encoding ImuA family protein, protein MQEAINKQKTITDLQRQILAWQGFKEPNGQSASLGLGELEQAFPGNVFPVGVIHEFVTSCAEEEAASTGFIAGLLSELMRKGGAALWIGNTQELFAPAIRTFGIEPDRMVFICMKRDKDILWALEEALKCASLCVVIAEVKDLDFVQSRRLQLVVERSKVTGLVLRTATRIQMTTACAVRWQVRTMPSVVVDGLPGVGFPAWEVSLLKVRNGNPSQWQVAWQNNSFSMKQRQELPVKRSKTENRQVG, encoded by the coding sequence ATGCAAGAAGCAATAAATAAACAAAAAACAATCACTGACCTACAAAGGCAGATTTTAGCTTGGCAAGGATTTAAGGAGCCCAATGGCCAATCGGCATCGTTGGGATTAGGAGAGCTGGAGCAGGCCTTTCCAGGGAACGTTTTTCCAGTAGGGGTCATTCATGAGTTTGTCACCTCCTGTGCAGAAGAAGAGGCTGCCAGTACCGGTTTTATTGCTGGTCTTTTGAGCGAATTGATGCGAAAAGGGGGGGCAGCACTGTGGATTGGCAATACACAAGAATTATTTGCGCCAGCCATTCGTACATTCGGGATAGAGCCCGACCGTATGGTCTTTATTTGTATGAAACGGGATAAAGATATTCTATGGGCATTGGAGGAAGCGTTGAAATGTGCGTCGCTATGTGTCGTTATTGCTGAGGTAAAGGATCTGGATTTTGTACAATCGCGCCGCTTGCAGCTGGTGGTTGAGCGTAGCAAGGTAACCGGCTTGGTGTTGCGTACGGCCACACGCATACAGATGACAACGGCCTGTGCGGTGCGCTGGCAGGTGCGCACTATGCCCAGTGTGGTTGTGGATGGGCTGCCCGGCGTAGGCTTTCCTGCATGGGAGGTAAGCTTGTTGAAGGTTCGAAATGGCAACCCCAGTCAGTGGCAGGTCGCTTGGCAGAACAACTCGTTCAGCATGAAACAGCGACAAGAGCTCCCTGTAAAACGTTCTAAAACGGAAAATCGTCAAGTAGGATAG
- a CDS encoding phosphotransferase enzyme family protein → MFDCKDSTIIDSVSHFDIDGDVISVERFGSGHINDTFCVKTDGLQGKSYLLQRINNHIFSDVEGLMSNTKIVLDHLKAKLAHLGDEAVEKGTLTLIPTKSGSLYFKDSENGYWRMFILLEGTKSYDIVETEAQAYSGGRAFGEFQKQLADLDARDLIEVLPNFHNIDFRMGNLREAMDADAAGRLQEVAAQLDFIFLREDGMRSILKRAAAGELPLRITHNDTKFNNVLLDQEDQVQCVIDLDTVMPGYVAYDFGDAIRTIINSAAEDEADTAKILLNIPLFKAYTAGYIREAKDFLNEAEIESLLEGVFLLPFMQAVRFLTDYLNGDTYYKIQYPGHNLVRTQAQLKLVAELEAHTPLLKRILLDSFETKN, encoded by the coding sequence ATGTTTGATTGCAAAGATAGTACGATTATAGATTCGGTGAGTCATTTTGATATTGATGGCGATGTCATTAGTGTGGAACGATTTGGTTCTGGACATATAAACGATACTTTTTGCGTGAAGACAGATGGGCTGCAAGGGAAAAGTTACCTTTTGCAGCGTATTAATAACCACATTTTTTCCGATGTGGAAGGTCTTATGTCCAATACCAAGATCGTGCTTGATCATCTCAAGGCTAAATTGGCACACTTGGGCGACGAAGCCGTCGAGAAAGGTACCTTGACCTTGATTCCTACAAAATCTGGATCCCTTTATTTTAAAGATAGCGAAAATGGTTATTGGCGTATGTTTATCCTGTTGGAAGGCACCAAGAGCTATGATATTGTGGAGACGGAAGCGCAGGCCTATTCGGGAGGGCGTGCCTTTGGCGAGTTTCAGAAGCAGCTGGCCGATTTGGATGCGCGCGACCTGATCGAGGTGCTACCCAATTTTCACAATATAGACTTCCGTATGGGCAATTTGCGCGAGGCTATGGATGCTGATGCTGCTGGCCGACTGCAGGAGGTGGCCGCGCAATTGGATTTTATCTTCCTGCGCGAAGATGGCATGCGTAGCATATTGAAACGTGCCGCTGCAGGGGAGTTGCCCTTGCGCATTACCCATAACGATACCAAATTCAACAATGTGCTGCTCGATCAGGAAGATCAGGTGCAATGTGTTATCGATCTGGATACGGTGATGCCCGGCTATGTTGCCTACGATTTTGGTGATGCCATCCGTACTATCATCAATTCAGCGGCAGAGGATGAAGCGGATACCGCCAAGATATTGTTGAATATTCCGCTGTTCAAGGCCTACACGGCAGGCTATATCCGAGAAGCAAAAGACTTCCTCAACGAGGCGGAGATTGAATCGCTGCTGGAAGGGGTATTTCTGCTTCCCTTTATGCAAGCGGTGCGCTTCCTGACGGATTATCTGAATGGCGACACCTATTACAAGATACAGTATCCCGGACATAATTTGGTTCGCACCCAAGCGCAGCTTAAATTAGTAGCCGAATTGGAAGCGCATACGCCCTTATTGAAGCGTATTCTTCTGGATAGTTTTGAAACCAAAAATTAA
- a CDS encoding sulfatase family protein yields the protein MRKLTILSTTLIFMLCYMGEAKAQRSSKRPNIVYIMSDDHAYQAISAYGHGLNQTPNIDRLAKEGLLFTRASVTNSLCAPSRAVLLTGKHSYINGKIDNEAKFYWSQDNFAKILQANGYQTALIGKIHMDGLPEGFDHSAVLIDQGEYYQPNFIINGKKQQLKGYVTDLTTDMVLDWIAERDTSKPFCVLYHQKAPHREWLPALRHIKQYSSNTYPEPATLFDTFEGRGTAAKTAEMSIASHMNWAGDNKVPPTMMDELGLQEHMQWDKAAYNNNLARMSGTERAAWDSVYQPIMDNFKAAYPKMSSKELLQWRYQRYMQDYLGTVAAVDDGVGRLLDFLKEQGIDDNTIVIYTSDQGFYLGEHCWFDKRFMYEESLRTPLLIRYPKEIAAGQRSDALVQNLDFAPTLLDYAGIKAPKDMQGSSFRRLAAGRDSHWRDVVYYTYYEYPSIHMVKRHYGIRTDRYKLIHFYYDVDEWELYDLEKDPNELRNVYDDPAYATVKKNMIQQLKKVRKKYKDSEQNDLHYLPKGG from the coding sequence ATGCGGAAGCTAACAATTTTATCGACGACACTTATATTTATGCTGTGTTACATGGGTGAGGCAAAGGCACAACGTAGCTCCAAGCGGCCAAATATTGTCTACATCATGAGTGACGATCATGCCTATCAAGCCATTAGCGCCTACGGACATGGTTTAAACCAAACTCCAAACATAGATCGACTGGCCAAGGAAGGGCTGTTATTTACGCGTGCAAGCGTCACCAACTCCCTTTGTGCCCCCAGCCGTGCCGTGCTGCTTACCGGCAAGCACAGCTACATCAATGGCAAGATAGATAATGAAGCAAAATTTTACTGGAGCCAAGATAATTTTGCCAAGATACTGCAGGCCAATGGCTACCAAACGGCGCTGATCGGCAAAATCCATATGGACGGCTTGCCCGAAGGGTTTGACCATTCCGCTGTGTTAATCGATCAAGGTGAATACTATCAACCCAACTTTATTATAAACGGTAAGAAACAGCAACTCAAAGGCTACGTTACCGACCTGACGACAGACATGGTACTCGACTGGATTGCAGAGCGCGATACATCAAAACCTTTCTGCGTGCTGTATCACCAAAAGGCGCCACATCGCGAATGGTTACCTGCGCTGCGCCATATCAAGCAATACAGCAGCAATACCTACCCAGAGCCGGCAACGCTATTTGATACTTTTGAGGGCCGTGGCACGGCGGCCAAGACCGCCGAGATGAGTATAGCCAGCCATATGAACTGGGCCGGCGACAACAAAGTACCTCCTACGATGATGGACGAACTAGGGCTACAGGAGCATATGCAATGGGACAAAGCTGCCTACAACAACAATTTGGCCCGCATGAGCGGCACAGAACGCGCTGCTTGGGATTCCGTCTACCAGCCCATTATGGATAATTTTAAAGCAGCATATCCCAAGATGTCTAGCAAAGAGCTGTTGCAATGGCGCTACCAGCGCTACATGCAGGACTATCTGGGCACGGTAGCTGCCGTAGATGATGGCGTAGGAAGATTGCTTGACTTTTTGAAGGAACAAGGTATCGACGACAACACCATCGTGATTTATACGTCCGATCAGGGTTTCTATTTGGGGGAACATTGCTGGTTTGACAAGCGCTTTATGTATGAAGAATCGCTTCGTACACCGCTCCTTATTCGCTATCCAAAAGAGATTGCTGCCGGCCAACGGTCAGATGCCTTGGTGCAGAACCTAGACTTTGCGCCAACATTATTGGACTATGCCGGCATAAAGGCGCCCAAAGATATGCAGGGCAGCTCTTTTCGGCGCTTAGCGGCAGGACGGGATAGCCACTGGCGCGATGTCGTGTATTACACCTATTACGAATACCCGAGCATACACATGGTCAAAAGACATTATGGCATACGAACCGATCGTTATAAGTTGATCCATTTTTATTATGATGTAGATGAATGGGAATTATATGATCTAGAAAAAGACCCGAACGAGCTTCGGAATGTATACGATGATCCGGCCTATGCCACCGTGAAAAAGAACATGATACAACAACTCAAAAAAGTACGTAAAAAGTATAAGGATTCGGAACAGAACGATCTACATTACCTCCCCAAAGGTGGGTAA
- a CDS encoding hemolysin family protein — MLTEIIIILALIILNGILSASEIAIVSSRKARLQAMADKNNHSSQIALKLKENPNQFLSTVQIGITLIGILTGFFGGGSISSYLALRFNEVAFLAPYSQQLSIIVVVLLITYLSLVVGELVPKRIGMAIPERYASFIAAPMQILSKIVKPFVWLLSVSTETIVKLLNIKVSENSVTEEEIKALVDEGVSSGVIENFEHDFMDRLLILGDKRAINLMVHRSEIACLDLQNSLEENKAIIRKSEHTEFPVVDGGFDQVKGIIHVKTFLRKYIDEQPINFPELIQPIPFVNENTSAYNILNVFKNAKAQLAVVIDEYGIPQGIVSIKDIVRTLFGDMDATDLGHGEGSIRRREDGSFLADGRIQLSDFMNHFSLSLTEDEEEELSNITTLGGLIFLTLDHVPQEGEYIHFKNYKLEVIDMDGHRIDKVLIEKLSTLRHDIPENED; from the coding sequence ATGCTCACGGAAATCATCATAATTTTAGCATTAATTATTTTAAACGGTATTTTATCTGCCTCTGAAATAGCGATAGTATCTAGCCGCAAGGCAAGATTGCAGGCAATGGCAGACAAAAACAACCATTCTTCGCAAATAGCGCTAAAATTAAAGGAAAATCCGAATCAGTTTTTATCTACCGTGCAGATCGGCATCACCTTGATCGGTATCTTGACCGGTTTTTTCGGGGGTGGTAGCATCTCCTCTTATCTGGCACTCCGGTTTAATGAGGTAGCTTTTCTAGCGCCCTATAGCCAACAACTGTCAATTATCGTCGTTGTGCTGTTGATCACCTATCTCTCGCTAGTCGTTGGTGAATTGGTACCCAAACGCATAGGTATGGCCATACCCGAGCGTTACGCCTCTTTTATTGCAGCGCCCATGCAGATCCTTAGCAAGATCGTTAAACCTTTTGTGTGGCTGCTCAGTGTATCTACGGAAACTATTGTAAAACTCTTAAACATCAAAGTATCGGAAAATTCGGTGACCGAAGAAGAGATAAAGGCGCTGGTGGATGAAGGGGTAAGCAGCGGCGTTATTGAAAATTTCGAGCACGATTTTATGGACAGGCTCCTGATATTGGGCGACAAGCGAGCGATAAACCTGATGGTGCACCGTTCGGAGATCGCCTGTCTAGACCTGCAAAACAGCCTCGAAGAAAACAAAGCCATTATACGCAAATCGGAACACACGGAATTTCCGGTTGTGGACGGCGGCTTTGACCAAGTGAAGGGCATTATCCATGTGAAAACATTTCTGCGGAAATACATTGATGAACAGCCTATCAATTTTCCCGAGCTGATACAGCCTATCCCCTTTGTCAACGAGAACACCTCCGCCTACAACATCTTGAATGTGTTTAAAAATGCAAAGGCGCAGCTTGCCGTGGTGATCGACGAGTATGGCATTCCGCAGGGAATTGTTTCCATTAAAGATATAGTGCGCACCCTGTTTGGTGATATGGATGCAACCGACCTTGGCCATGGCGAAGGCAGCATCCGCAGACGTGAAGACGGATCTTTCCTAGCCGATGGACGCATACAGCTTAGCGATTTTATGAACCACTTCAGCTTGTCCTTAACCGAGGATGAGGAAGAGGAGCTCAGCAATATCACGACGCTGGGCGGATTGATCTTTTTGACGTTGGACCATGTGCCGCAGGAGGGCGAATATATACACTTCAAAAACTACAAGCTAGAAGTGATCGATATGGATGGCCACCGCATTGACAAAGTGCTCATCGAAAAACTATCTACCCTACGCCATGATATTCCAGAAAATGAAGACTAG
- a CDS encoding bestrophin family protein — protein sequence MRVYNSKEWFTAAVFFHRSDTFRKLWPFLLLMALYSWGIAYWELEYLKLSEKSWIKNITMVHSLLGFVLSLLLVFRTNTAYDRWWEARKQWGTLTNISRSLAYKLDAFVAADDTHTRSFFRRAIPLYAETLFNFLRSDYVKFMLDEKEHPELKSLDDGKHGPNQLAALIFRKVHVLYTDKQLSGEQFIILNNELHSLTDVCGACERIKNTPIPLSYSSFIKKFVIVYSVTLPIGYVFSMGYFVVAAVPFIFYVLASLELIGESIEEPFGVDADDLPIDKIAANIKKHVSEVLQP from the coding sequence ATGCGCGTCTATAATTCCAAAGAATGGTTTACCGCTGCTGTCTTCTTTCATCGCAGCGATACGTTTCGCAAACTATGGCCCTTCTTGCTACTGATGGCGCTCTATTCCTGGGGGATAGCCTACTGGGAATTAGAGTACCTCAAGTTATCTGAGAAAAGCTGGATCAAGAATATCACGATGGTGCACAGCCTGCTGGGCTTTGTGCTTTCGCTGTTGCTGGTGTTTCGCACCAATACGGCCTACGACCGCTGGTGGGAAGCGCGCAAGCAATGGGGAACCTTAACGAACATCAGCCGGTCGCTGGCCTACAAGCTGGATGCCTTTGTGGCTGCGGACGACACGCATACGCGAAGCTTTTTTCGCCGCGCTATCCCCCTTTATGCGGAAACGTTGTTTAACTTCCTACGATCAGACTATGTTAAGTTTATGCTGGATGAAAAAGAACATCCCGAGCTGAAGTCCTTGGATGATGGTAAACATGGCCCAAACCAACTGGCCGCGCTGATTTTCAGAAAGGTGCATGTGCTGTACACTGATAAACAGCTCTCCGGCGAACAGTTTATCATCTTAAACAACGAGCTACACAGCCTGACGGACGTGTGCGGCGCTTGCGAGCGCATCAAAAATACACCCATCCCTTTAAGCTACAGCTCTTTCATCAAGAAGTTTGTAATCGTCTACTCGGTGACCCTGCCCATCGGCTATGTTTTTTCAATGGGCTACTTCGTCGTCGCTGCTGTCCCTTTTATTTTCTATGTGCTGGCTTCACTAGAACTGATCGGCGAATCCATCGAGGAGCCTTTCGGCGTCGATGCCGACGATTTGCCCATCGATAAGATCGCTGCCAACATCAAAAAACATGTCTCCGAGGTGCTGCAGCCTTGA